The following proteins are encoded in a genomic region of Oncorhynchus kisutch isolate 150728-3 linkage group LG18, Okis_V2, whole genome shotgun sequence:
- the rnpc3 gene encoding RNA-binding region-containing protein 3 isoform X1: protein MAGEDEELVQSRKSRTLIIRHLPADLSRDEKQDLLKYFGAVGVRVFSDKGVLRHTAFATFASEKSAAKALSRLHQLQILNHTLVVEFAKDQEHVTVLKDPPVSDSATDGKDVKKKKEVTQPSIPLIETGTAPKLGLKFQSNPSLKYLYPPPSNGILTNITHALLSVPNFYVQVLHLMNKMNLPSPFGPITARPPMYEMHPAPPPPMPPPYPPHYPPLPADEIDLSSAEGSEYESGDDEDKERMIRLMGLVNQACKRPLRTKVSSKRKKPKFKDLLFVPKPESQSAPGPILQPSDVFEQPQPCGQKKIEFHISADVSAILEGGGGNSTQPQEPTKEAEVAAEEMQATTTTEEDPGEGFGKIYPAAQASQLEEDSDEDEDVPSDVISRKELDKGRLSRDEIKRMSVYKNYEPGEPTSRLYVKNIAKSVEEKDLKYIYGRYIDVSSEAERNMFDIVLMKEGRMKGQAFVGLPSERSAEKALRDTNGYVLYDKPLVVSFARSARPKADTPDPKKGPKRTR, encoded by the exons ATGGCGGGTGAGGACGAGGAGTTGGTCCAGTCGAGGAAAAGTAGAACTCTGATCATCCGCCATCTCCCTGCTGACCTGTCCAGGGATGAGAAGCAGGATCTACTCAAGTACTTTGGTGCCGTGGGAGTCAGAGTGTTCTCTGATAAAGGAGTACTG AGACACACAGCCTTTGCAACATTTGCGAGTGAAAAGTCTGCAGCAAAG GCTCTGAGCAGGCTTCACCAGCTACAGATCCTCAACCATACCCTGGTGGTGGAGTTTGCCAAAGACCAGGAACATGTGACAGTGCTGAAAGACCCACCTGTGTCAGACAG TGCAACAGATGGCAAAGATGTGAAGAAGAAAAAGGAAGTGACACAACCGAGTATACCACTAATAGAGACTGGCACTGCACCCAAACTCGG GTTGAAATTTCAATCAAATCCCAGTCTGAAATATTTATATCCACCTCCTTCGAATGGGATTCTGACAAACATAACACATGCCCTTCTGAGCGTACCAAACTTTTACGTTCAG GTCCTTCACCTGATGAACAAGATGAACCTACCGTCTCCGTTCGGCCCCATCACAGCAAGACCTCCGATG TATGAGATGCATCCTGCCCCCCCTCCACCAATGCCGCCCCCCTATCCTCCCCACTACCCCCCCTTACCAGCAGATGAGATAGACCTCTCCAGCGCGGAGGGGTCTGAGTATGAGAGTGGAGATGACGAGGACAAAGAGAG GATGATTCGCCTGATGGGTCTGGTCAACCAAGCATGCAAGAGACCTCTGAGAACTAAAGTGTCCTCCAAGAGAAAGAAACCCAAGTTCAAGGACCTTCTCTTTGTCCCCAAGCCCGAATCTCAGAG TGCTCCAGGGCCCATCTTGCAGCCATCAGATGTGTTTGAGCAGCCCCAGCCCTGCGGACAGAAGAAGATTGAGTTCCACATTTCAGCAGACGTGTCAGCCATACtggaaggaggaggaggcaacTCCACCCAGCCACAGGAGCCCACTAAGGAGGCTGAAG TAGCAGCTGAGGAGATGCAGGCCACCACCACTACAGAGGAGGATCCAGGGGAGGGCTTTGGGAAgatctaccctgccgcccaggcCTCCCAACTGGAGGAGGACAGTGATGAGGACGAGGATGTCCCCTCTGATGTCATCTCCAGGAAGGAACTGGATAAGGGACGGCTGTCCAGAGACG AGATAAAAAGGATGTCTGTGTATAAAAATTATGAACCTGGAGAGCCGACCAGCAGACTTTACGTGAAGAATATAGCCAAGTCAGTAGAAGAGAAA GATCTGAAATACATCTATGGGCGATACATCGACGTTTCATCTGAGGCAGAGAGAAATAT GTTTGACATAGTGCTGATGAAGGAGGGTCGTATGAAGGGCCAGGCATTCGTTGGTCTCCCAAGTGAGAGGAGTGCAGAGAAGGCCCTGAGAGACACCAACGGTTACGTCCTCTATGACAAGCCCCTCGTCGTC TCGTTTGCCAGGTCTGCCAGACCTAAAGCGGACACCCCGGACCCCAAGAAAGGACCCAAACGAACCCGATGA
- the rnpc3 gene encoding RNA-binding region-containing protein 3 isoform X2 — protein sequence MAGEDEELVQSRKSRTLIIRHLPADLSRDEKQDLLKYFGAVGVRVFSDKGVLRHTAFATFASEKSAAKALSRLHQLQILNHTLVVEFAKDQEHVTVLKDPPVSDSATDGKDVKKKKEVTQPSIPLIETGTAPKLGLKFQSNPSLKYLYPPPSNGILTNITHALLSVPNFYVQVLHLMNKMNLPSPFGPITARPPMYEMHPAPPPPMPPPYPPHYPPLPADEIDLSSAEGSEYESGDDEDKERMIRLMGLVNQACKRPLRTKVSSKRKKPKFKDLLFVPKPESQSAPGPILQPSDVFEQPQPCGQKKIEFHISADVSAILEGGGGNSTQPQEPTKEAEAAEEMQATTTTEEDPGEGFGKIYPAAQASQLEEDSDEDEDVPSDVISRKELDKGRLSRDEIKRMSVYKNYEPGEPTSRLYVKNIAKSVEEKDLKYIYGRYIDVSSEAERNMFDIVLMKEGRMKGQAFVGLPSERSAEKALRDTNGYVLYDKPLVVSFARSARPKADTPDPKKGPKRTR from the exons ATGGCGGGTGAGGACGAGGAGTTGGTCCAGTCGAGGAAAAGTAGAACTCTGATCATCCGCCATCTCCCTGCTGACCTGTCCAGGGATGAGAAGCAGGATCTACTCAAGTACTTTGGTGCCGTGGGAGTCAGAGTGTTCTCTGATAAAGGAGTACTG AGACACACAGCCTTTGCAACATTTGCGAGTGAAAAGTCTGCAGCAAAG GCTCTGAGCAGGCTTCACCAGCTACAGATCCTCAACCATACCCTGGTGGTGGAGTTTGCCAAAGACCAGGAACATGTGACAGTGCTGAAAGACCCACCTGTGTCAGACAG TGCAACAGATGGCAAAGATGTGAAGAAGAAAAAGGAAGTGACACAACCGAGTATACCACTAATAGAGACTGGCACTGCACCCAAACTCGG GTTGAAATTTCAATCAAATCCCAGTCTGAAATATTTATATCCACCTCCTTCGAATGGGATTCTGACAAACATAACACATGCCCTTCTGAGCGTACCAAACTTTTACGTTCAG GTCCTTCACCTGATGAACAAGATGAACCTACCGTCTCCGTTCGGCCCCATCACAGCAAGACCTCCGATG TATGAGATGCATCCTGCCCCCCCTCCACCAATGCCGCCCCCCTATCCTCCCCACTACCCCCCCTTACCAGCAGATGAGATAGACCTCTCCAGCGCGGAGGGGTCTGAGTATGAGAGTGGAGATGACGAGGACAAAGAGAG GATGATTCGCCTGATGGGTCTGGTCAACCAAGCATGCAAGAGACCTCTGAGAACTAAAGTGTCCTCCAAGAGAAAGAAACCCAAGTTCAAGGACCTTCTCTTTGTCCCCAAGCCCGAATCTCAGAG TGCTCCAGGGCCCATCTTGCAGCCATCAGATGTGTTTGAGCAGCCCCAGCCCTGCGGACAGAAGAAGATTGAGTTCCACATTTCAGCAGACGTGTCAGCCATACtggaaggaggaggaggcaacTCCACCCAGCCACAGGAGCCCACTAAGGAGGCTGAAG CAGCTGAGGAGATGCAGGCCACCACCACTACAGAGGAGGATCCAGGGGAGGGCTTTGGGAAgatctaccctgccgcccaggcCTCCCAACTGGAGGAGGACAGTGATGAGGACGAGGATGTCCCCTCTGATGTCATCTCCAGGAAGGAACTGGATAAGGGACGGCTGTCCAGAGACG AGATAAAAAGGATGTCTGTGTATAAAAATTATGAACCTGGAGAGCCGACCAGCAGACTTTACGTGAAGAATATAGCCAAGTCAGTAGAAGAGAAA GATCTGAAATACATCTATGGGCGATACATCGACGTTTCATCTGAGGCAGAGAGAAATAT GTTTGACATAGTGCTGATGAAGGAGGGTCGTATGAAGGGCCAGGCATTCGTTGGTCTCCCAAGTGAGAGGAGTGCAGAGAAGGCCCTGAGAGACACCAACGGTTACGTCCTCTATGACAAGCCCCTCGTCGTC TCGTTTGCCAGGTCTGCCAGACCTAAAGCGGACACCCCGGACCCCAAGAAAGGACCCAAACGAACCCGATGA